Proteins found in one Bremerella volcania genomic segment:
- a CDS encoding Glu/Leu/Phe/Val family dehydrogenase, with protein MNAPTNVDLFSGAIARLDKAFQYADIDAEALERLKHPKQILQVSVPVRMDDGSLKIFTGYRVRHDDTRGPTKGGLRYSPNVDISEVKALAFWMTFKCAVMNIPYGGAKGGICVNPKELSRLELERLSRGFIEQIADFIGPETDIPAPDMYTNAMIMGWMMDEYSKIHRRHTPGVITGKPIPLGGSQGREEATGRGAYYCIKELEKKRDWVPKKTRVAVQGFGNAGQSIARLLHADGYQIVAVSDSRGGIYKPEGFDIPSLIQIKNESRRLQAVYCTGSVCEAVPSKSITNEQLLELDVDVLIPAALEDVITVSNANQIKAPVIVEVANGPTTGEADEILNERGKLVVPDILANAGGVTVSYFEWVQNQQGFYWSLEEVQQRLHAMMTQEFNHVYDWMIEKRIDMRTAAYAVALSRIGAAIASLGTAQYFSDNDS; from the coding sequence ATGAACGCCCCAACGAATGTCGATCTATTCTCGGGCGCAATCGCTCGTCTCGACAAAGCGTTTCAATATGCCGACATCGATGCCGAAGCGCTCGAACGTCTGAAACACCCCAAGCAGATCCTGCAGGTCTCGGTGCCTGTTCGCATGGACGATGGTTCTCTGAAAATCTTCACCGGCTATCGCGTACGCCACGATGACACCCGGGGACCAACCAAAGGTGGCCTGCGGTACTCACCAAACGTCGATATCTCGGAAGTCAAAGCACTCGCGTTTTGGATGACCTTCAAGTGCGCCGTGATGAACATCCCCTACGGCGGTGCGAAAGGGGGCATCTGTGTGAACCCGAAAGAGCTTTCGCGACTGGAACTCGAGCGGCTCTCGCGCGGTTTCATCGAACAGATCGCCGACTTCATCGGCCCCGAGACCGACATCCCCGCCCCAGACATGTACACCAACGCCATGATCATGGGCTGGATGATGGACGAGTATTCGAAGATCCATCGTCGCCATACGCCAGGCGTGATCACCGGCAAACCGATTCCCCTCGGCGGCAGCCAAGGACGCGAAGAGGCCACCGGACGCGGTGCTTACTACTGCATCAAGGAACTCGAAAAGAAACGTGACTGGGTCCCCAAGAAGACACGCGTGGCAGTACAAGGTTTCGGTAACGCCGGTCAAAGCATCGCGCGGCTGCTGCATGCCGATGGTTATCAAATAGTCGCCGTCAGCGATTCGCGCGGCGGGATCTACAAGCCGGAAGGGTTCGATATCCCCAGCTTGATTCAGATCAAAAACGAATCACGGCGTCTGCAGGCCGTATACTGCACCGGTTCGGTTTGCGAAGCGGTCCCGTCGAAGTCGATCACCAACGAACAGCTCTTGGAACTGGACGTCGACGTTCTCATTCCCGCTGCGTTGGAAGACGTGATTACGGTTTCCAACGCCAATCAGATCAAAGCTCCGGTCATCGTTGAAGTGGCCAACGGCCCCACCACCGGCGAGGCAGACGAGATCCTCAACGAGCGTGGGAAGTTAGTCGTGCCGGACATCCTGGCCAATGCCGGGGGTGTGACGGTCAGCTACTTTGAATGGGTGCAGAACCAACAAGGGTTCTACTGGAGCCTGGAAGAGGTGCAGCAACGGCTGCATGCGATGATGACCCAGGAGTTCAACCACGTGTACGACTGGATGATCGAAAAAAGGATCGACATGCGCACGGCGGCCTACGCGGTGGCGCTCTCGCGAATCGGCGCAGCGATCGCTTCGCTAGGAACCGCCCAGTATTTCTCCGACAACGATTCGTAA